In the Pectinatus sottacetonis genome, TAGATGGTTTGGAAGTTCATTTGATGCCTATGGAATATAAGCTGTTATGTCTGTTAGCCAATAACCTGGGAAAAGTATTGACTTATAAGTATATAACAAGATCCATATGGGGAAATGCCTGGGATAACAATGTGGCGTCGTTAAGAGTATATATGGCAACTCTGCGGAAAAAAATAGAGAAAGATGCGGCTGTTCCCGAATATATTCAGACACATATTGGTATAGGCTATAGGATGTTGAAATTAGATTAACAGAGATTCTATTCTTGAAAAAAGCATTAAATTAATTTAATATTAATATAGTATATTAATTAATAATATAAACATAATAAGGAGCAATATATGCCACCGGTAAGTAAGAGAATTTTGAGAAAAGTTGCCCATATGTATTATGAAGCTGATATGAAACAGAGCGATATTGCGAAGAGATTAGGACTCGACCGCACTACCGTCAGTAAATATTTAAAACGGGCCAAAGAGCAGGGAATCGTTAAAATAACCTTGGAATATGATTCGTATAGTGATTTAGAAAATATGCTGGAAGAAAAATTTAATTTAAAAGAAGTTTATGTTGTGCCGTCAGCAGGCAGCCAGTCAGAAACGCTTTCACTTGTGGGAAAGGCAGCACTGCATCTATTATCACGGTTGATAAAAAATAGGATGGTAATTGGTTTTAACTGGGGCAGATCCATGGGGGCAATAGCTAATGAGGCGACCAGAGAAAGCTTTGCAGCAGTAAATGCGGATTTCGTCCCGTTGGTAGGTGGGTCAGAGAGTCTTGATAGTGAACTGCTCGTAAATACGATATGCTATAAAGTGGCTAATGCTTTTAATGCTAACACGCATTATTTATATGCACCGGCGATTACCCGCACAGCAGATATAAAGGATGCTATAATAAGGGATGTCAATTATTTGAAAATACAGGATTTTTGGAACAGGTTGGACATAGCTTTTGTAGGAATAGGTTCGCCATATTCCGCATCTAATGTGATCTGGACGGATGGTTTGAAATCTGATTATATACAAACTAATTTCAAGGGAAGTATAGCCGGGGAGCTTTGTACGCGCTTTTATGATAAAAATGGTAATGAAGTACCTACTGAAGTTGTAGAAAGGACAATAGCAATTCCTTTTGAGAAACTGCGAAAGGTAAATTATTCCATCGGGGTGGCGGCTGCTGGTGAGAAGGTTCCGGCTATTTATGCTGCTTTTCGGGGAAAATTAATCAATGTACTTATTACGGATAAATCTACAGCAGAAAAACTTTTGGCATATTAAAAGGCACTCTGTGTAATAGAGTGCCTTTTAATATATTTTGAGAGATTTATTGACAGAATTAATATAATATTTTATTATTGAAATAGACTTAGTTACTCGGGAAAAGTATAAAGTCTGGGATCACTGCAGCTTCGTTCTGCGGTGGTCTTTTTATTATATATATTTGTCATAAAATCATCCTCTTGTTTTTCCGCCGGCAACATTAATTGTTATGCCATGCACATAGGAAGCACGTTTACTGCTGAGAAACATTACCATATCAGCAACTTCACTCAATTTACCTTCGCGCCCGAGTGGAATAGTTTTTGTGTTAGTATAGCCTTCTCGCAGCTGTTTGACGGTTATACCGCGTGTATAAGAAAGTGCTTCTTCATAGGCTTGTGTCCTAAGACCGGTAGCTTCCATGATACCAGGAGCTACTCCGACAATGCGTATATTATGGCGTCCTAATTCCTTGGCCCAGGATCGGGTAAAAGAATTAACAGCATTTTTAGTCGCGGCGTAGATGCTTTGTCCTTCGGAACCTTCCAGTCCACTTTCTGAAGACATGTTGATTATTATACCGCTGCCGTTATTTATAAATTCATGGCCAATGATCTGAGCACATAGAAATACTCCTTTTAAATTTACAGCAGAAACTTTATTGAAGACGGCTTCATCTAATTCATACTCACTATAAGGCTTTTTAGTATCAACTAGTAGACGGGGAATGTTGATTCCAGCGTTATTTACAAGAATATCAATATGAGGAAATTGTTTTTTTGCTGTTGCCAGCATATTTTTGATGCTGGCTGATTTTGTTACATCGGTTACT is a window encoding:
- a CDS encoding sugar-binding transcriptional regulator produces the protein MPPVSKRILRKVAHMYYEADMKQSDIAKRLGLDRTTVSKYLKRAKEQGIVKITLEYDSYSDLENMLEEKFNLKEVYVVPSAGSQSETLSLVGKAALHLLSRLIKNRMVIGFNWGRSMGAIANEATRESFAAVNADFVPLVGGSESLDSELLVNTICYKVANAFNANTHYLYAPAITRTADIKDAIIRDVNYLKIQDFWNRLDIAFVGIGSPYSASNVIWTDGLKSDYIQTNFKGSIAGELCTRFYDKNGNEVPTEVVERTIAIPFEKLRKVNYSIGVAAAGEKVPAIYAAFRGKLINVLITDKSTAEKLLAY
- a CDS encoding SDR family oxidoreductase, which translates into the protein MSWLDIEGKTAIVTGGASGIGKTIAQSFLDNGANVIVCDMNPNGVKLNTENGGSYLYVVTDVTKSASIKNMLATAKKQFPHIDILVNNAGINIPRLLVDTKKPYSEYELDEAVFNKVSAVNLKGVFLCAQIIGHEFINNGSGIIINMSSESGLEGSEGQSIYAATKNAVNSFTRSWAKELGRHNIRIVGVAPGIMEATGLRTQAYEEALSYTRGITVKQLREGYTNTKTIPLGREGKLSEVADMVMFLSSKRASYVHGITINVAGGKTRG